In Desulfosediminicola ganghwensis, a single window of DNA contains:
- a CDS encoding YgeY family selenium metabolism-linked hydrolase, protein MVESYVDTATELTRQLIRCPSVSGEEAAVADTLKKAMETLGFDEVHQDKYGNIIGVIKGNRPGPCVLLDGHIDTVPVPDESAWSVPPFAAEIKEGRVYGRGASDMKGAVAAMTVAASSFLDATNRDFGGTICVAGVVHEECFEGVAAREISQRFKPDYVIIGEASELNLKIGQRGRAEIVVETLGVPAHSANPEKGVNAVHSMTRLITRMEEVKPESHPILGEGICVLTDIKSTPYPGASVVPSNCRVTYDRRLLVGEDRERVLAPFLETIDLLKQEDPDFEAQVYFASDEQPCYTGAAIEGTRFFPAWLYDEKEAFVTAVLSELQEAGLKPAVSHYAFCTNGSHYAGEADIATLGFGPSQENLAHTIDEYIEIEQLHKGVLGYQAILRALLKL, encoded by the coding sequence ATGGTTGAAAGTTATGTTGATACCGCAACCGAACTCACCCGTCAACTGATCCGCTGTCCCAGTGTTTCAGGTGAAGAAGCTGCGGTTGCAGACACCTTGAAAAAAGCCATGGAGACGCTGGGCTTCGATGAAGTTCACCAGGACAAATATGGTAATATTATCGGGGTGATTAAAGGAAACCGTCCTGGCCCCTGCGTTCTGCTCGATGGCCATATCGACACCGTGCCCGTACCGGATGAATCTGCCTGGAGCGTGCCGCCCTTTGCTGCTGAAATCAAAGAGGGCCGCGTTTATGGCCGCGGCGCTTCAGACATGAAGGGGGCAGTGGCGGCCATGACTGTGGCAGCGAGCTCCTTTCTTGATGCAACCAACCGTGATTTTGGTGGTACGATCTGTGTTGCCGGGGTGGTGCATGAAGAATGTTTCGAGGGTGTTGCCGCACGGGAAATCTCCCAACGTTTCAAGCCCGATTACGTGATAATCGGCGAAGCGTCTGAGCTGAACCTGAAGATCGGCCAGCGTGGCCGGGCCGAGATTGTGGTCGAAACCTTAGGTGTTCCAGCCCACTCTGCCAACCCGGAAAAAGGTGTCAATGCTGTACATTCCATGACCAGACTCATCACCCGCATGGAAGAGGTGAAACCGGAATCCCATCCGATTTTAGGAGAAGGCATCTGCGTACTGACTGATATCAAGTCAACGCCGTACCCCGGTGCGTCCGTGGTCCCAAGCAACTGCCGGGTGACCTACGACAGGCGATTGCTGGTGGGCGAAGACCGGGAGAGAGTGCTCGCCCCATTTCTCGAAACCATTGACCTGCTCAAACAGGAAGACCCGGACTTTGAGGCTCAAGTCTATTTTGCCAGCGATGAGCAACCGTGTTATACGGGTGCTGCCATTGAGGGGACCCGGTTTTTTCCAGCCTGGCTCTATGATGAAAAAGAGGCATTCGTTACAGCGGTACTTTCAGAGCTGCAGGAAGCCGGACTGAAACCTGCTGTATCGCACTATGCGTTTTGCACCAACGGCAGTCATTATGCCGGGGAAGCCGATATTGCCACCCTTGGTTTCGGTCCCTCGCAGGAAAACCTTGCCCACACCATAGACGAGTATATTGAGATTGAGCAGCTCCACAAAGGAGTGCTGGGATATCAGGCCATCCTCAGGGCATTACTCAAACTCTGA
- a CDS encoding pyridoxal-phosphate dependent enzyme, with protein MLDLTINQKGLERAVQRAREKNIIIPTFEQMRNPSLIPEPIRNKLGNLGLWDLDPTNLFRISWKNEPVAQGGGYGGVNYIELPSSLTGVKARIVLMLGKWFPTGAHKVGAAFGCLVPRLVTGQFDPTEQKAVWPSTGNYCRGGAYDSNLLGCESIAILPQGMSKERFDWLAKVAGETIKTPGSESNVKEIFDKCWELRQSGDKLMIFNQFDDMGNYLWHYHVTGHAMAELIAGLCPTPETNFKGVVLSTGSGGTLASGDYLKSLYPTSKIAASEALQCPTLLNNGFGDHRIEGIGDKHIPWVHNAKNTDMVIAIDDEIPMNLIRLFNEEAGKEFLVQQGIDSAVVDGLDQLGISSVANTLAAIKFAKYYELGEEDVVLTMATDSMEMYGSRLTELTEEKGEFSALNAAYAMGRLHTTGIDTMEELSYYGRKRIHNLKYYTWVEQQGKTYEEIQAQWQESSYWSSIPALAPEIDKHINEFNARTGLLAQL; from the coding sequence ATGCTCGATCTGACCATAAACCAGAAAGGACTGGAGCGGGCCGTACAAAGGGCCCGTGAAAAAAACATCATCATCCCTACTTTTGAGCAGATGCGCAATCCGTCCCTGATTCCGGAACCGATTCGCAACAAGCTCGGCAATCTCGGCCTCTGGGACCTGGACCCGACCAACCTGTTTCGTATCAGCTGGAAGAACGAACCGGTAGCCCAGGGCGGCGGCTATGGAGGAGTGAATTATATCGAACTGCCTTCCTCACTCACAGGCGTAAAAGCCCGGATCGTGCTGATGCTCGGCAAATGGTTCCCCACCGGCGCCCACAAGGTCGGAGCCGCCTTCGGCTGCCTGGTTCCCCGTCTGGTGACCGGCCAGTTCGACCCCACCGAGCAGAAAGCTGTCTGGCCGTCCACCGGCAATTACTGCCGCGGCGGTGCCTACGATTCCAACCTGCTCGGCTGTGAATCCATCGCCATCCTGCCTCAAGGCATGAGCAAGGAACGCTTCGACTGGCTGGCTAAAGTTGCCGGCGAAACCATCAAGACCCCAGGCTCTGAAAGTAACGTCAAGGAGATCTTCGACAAGTGCTGGGAGCTGCGTCAATCCGGCGACAAGCTGATGATCTTCAACCAGTTTGACGACATGGGCAACTATCTCTGGCACTACCATGTCACCGGCCACGCCATGGCCGAGCTGATAGCCGGACTCTGCCCGACCCCTGAAACGAATTTCAAGGGTGTGGTGCTTTCCACCGGCTCCGGTGGCACACTTGCCAGCGGTGACTATCTCAAAAGTCTCTACCCAACTTCCAAAATTGCGGCAAGCGAGGCTCTGCAATGCCCGACACTGCTGAATAACGGTTTTGGCGATCATAGAATCGAGGGCATCGGCGACAAACATATCCCATGGGTTCATAACGCCAAAAATACCGATATGGTCATCGCCATCGACGACGAGATCCCCATGAACCTTATCCGCCTGTTCAACGAAGAAGCAGGCAAGGAATTTCTGGTGCAGCAGGGTATAGACAGTGCTGTGGTTGACGGCCTTGATCAGCTCGGCATCTCTTCTGTCGCCAACACCCTGGCCGCAATAAAATTCGCCAAGTATTACGAACTGGGCGAGGAAGATGTGGTGCTCACCATGGCCACGGACTCCATGGAAATGTACGGCAGCCGCCTCACCGAACTGACAGAGGAGAAAGGTGAATTCTCTGCACTGAACGCAGCATACGCCATGGGCCGCCTGCACACCACCGGCATCGACACCATGGAAGAACTCAGCTACTACGGCCGTAAACGCATCCACAACCTGAAGTATTACACCTGGGTCGAGCAGCAGGGCAAAACCTATGAGGAAATCCAGGCACAGTGGCAGGAGAGCAGCTACTGGAGTTCCATCCCGGCCCTGGCACCTGAAATCGATAAGCACATCAACGAATTCAACGCCCGCACCGGCCTGCTGGCGCAGTTGTAA
- the thrC gene encoding threonine synthase gives MQIPQHITGLRCTICNTLHAPDSGLLVCPDHDNEGILEVEYDYQQIGTTFTREHLAKSGDFSQWRYRPLLPVLPDTPVPPLTVGWTPLVPAPLLAESVGIGSLTIKDDSRQPTGSLKDRASALAVMKAKEAGARVITTASTGNAAAALAGICASVQMECVIFVPASAPEGKIAQLMAYGATIFLVQGTYDDAFELCLQASSKFGWYNRNTGYNPYMAEGKKTAAFEICEQLDWRVPDSVFVSVGDGCIISGLHKGFKDLLELGWIEKIPRLMGVQSAGSDFMWQASEKNADVLTFPAISANTVADSISAGLPRDRIKAARAVSETGGAWLRVADENILAAIPALASSTGIFAEPAAAASLAGLKEAVKAGLITNKENSVLLVTGNGLKDPGATIKACSVAGSKACTIAPDIDEVGKNLPADLKNNC, from the coding sequence ATGCAAATTCCACAACATATAACAGGCCTGCGCTGCACTATCTGCAACACTCTCCACGCACCTGACTCCGGCTTACTCGTTTGCCCCGATCACGATAATGAGGGCATCCTCGAAGTCGAGTATGACTATCAGCAGATCGGCACAACGTTTACCAGGGAACATCTGGCCAAGTCTGGCGATTTCTCCCAGTGGAGATACCGCCCCCTGCTGCCGGTTCTGCCCGACACTCCTGTGCCACCGCTCACCGTAGGCTGGACACCGCTGGTACCGGCTCCATTGCTGGCTGAATCAGTCGGCATTGGCTCGCTCACTATTAAAGATGACTCCCGCCAGCCAACAGGCTCGCTCAAAGACCGCGCCTCAGCGCTTGCGGTTATGAAAGCCAAAGAAGCAGGAGCCAGAGTGATCACCACCGCCAGCACCGGTAACGCCGCGGCCGCACTGGCCGGCATCTGTGCCTCGGTGCAGATGGAGTGCGTTATCTTTGTCCCGGCGTCGGCACCTGAAGGAAAAATCGCCCAGTTAATGGCTTATGGCGCCACTATTTTCCTGGTTCAAGGAACCTATGATGACGCATTCGAGCTTTGCCTTCAGGCCAGCAGCAAGTTCGGCTGGTATAACCGGAATACCGGTTACAACCCGTATATGGCTGAAGGAAAGAAGACCGCCGCCTTTGAAATTTGTGAACAGCTCGACTGGCGGGTTCCCGACTCGGTATTTGTAAGCGTTGGTGACGGCTGCATAATCAGCGGTCTGCACAAAGGGTTCAAAGATCTGCTGGAATTGGGCTGGATAGAGAAAATACCGCGCCTTATGGGGGTACAGTCTGCCGGCAGCGACTTTATGTGGCAGGCCAGCGAAAAGAATGCGGATGTACTCACCTTCCCCGCCATCTCTGCCAACACTGTTGCCGATTCCATCTCTGCTGGTTTACCGAGAGACAGGATAAAAGCCGCAAGAGCAGTTTCTGAAACAGGTGGAGCCTGGCTACGGGTGGCTGATGAGAATATCCTCGCCGCAATACCTGCCCTGGCCTCATCCACCGGGATTTTTGCCGAACCCGCGGCGGCGGCTTCCCTTGCCGGGCTGAAAGAGGCAGTGAAAGCCGGCCTTATCACCAACAAAGAAAATTCGGTGCTCCTGGTAACCGGTAACGGTTTGAAAGACCCGGGTGCCACCATCAAAGCGTGCTCGGTTGCTGGCAGCAAAGCCTGCACCATAGCCCCTGATATTGACGAGGTTGGCAAGAACCTGCCAGCCGATCTGAAAAACAACTGTTAA
- a CDS encoding DctP family TRAP transporter solute-binding subunit, translating into MQTVRKISFMLAACALFMLVAQSALATKTIKMHHLNKNGAFDNPSGAAAVVFKNLVEAGTNGEVQVQIFPSGQLGKDADVVQQVKSGIIQLGVHSVGGVASVYPMISVLDIPFAFPNIASTYEVLDGEFGKKLGADIEAKTGMKTLGFSDSGGFFQFTNSKHPIKTLEDMKGLKIRTMGLDTHKKLISGLGGQPAAIAWSEVYTALQTGVADGQMNPVPIVEFAKLYEVQKYLTLSNHLFAPHVWMMNKDFYNSLTPAEQKVVESAAKAAIVTSRGIANSIEASDRGLPFLNEKLEVYSLPEAEKVKFRAATLPVVQEHIEKTFGAEGKEMLEAFLAAVQSAS; encoded by the coding sequence ATGCAAACCGTACGTAAAATTTCCTTCATGCTCGCGGCATGCGCTCTGTTCATGCTGGTAGCACAGTCAGCCCTGGCAACCAAGACTATCAAGATGCACCACCTGAACAAGAACGGTGCCTTCGATAATCCTTCCGGTGCTGCGGCAGTCGTTTTCAAGAACCTGGTCGAGGCCGGGACCAATGGAGAGGTGCAGGTACAGATCTTCCCAAGCGGTCAGCTCGGCAAAGATGCTGATGTGGTTCAGCAGGTGAAATCCGGTATCATCCAGCTTGGTGTACACTCTGTAGGCGGTGTAGCCAGTGTATACCCAATGATCTCAGTTCTCGATATTCCATTTGCCTTTCCTAATATCGCTTCCACCTATGAGGTGCTTGACGGAGAGTTCGGTAAAAAGCTGGGAGCGGACATTGAGGCTAAAACCGGTATGAAAACCCTGGGATTCAGTGATTCAGGCGGATTCTTCCAGTTCACCAACTCCAAGCACCCTATCAAGACCCTCGAAGACATGAAGGGGCTCAAAATCCGCACCATGGGTCTGGATACCCACAAGAAGCTGATCTCCGGACTCGGCGGCCAGCCTGCAGCAATCGCCTGGTCTGAGGTATACACCGCGCTGCAGACCGGTGTTGCTGATGGCCAGATGAACCCGGTACCGATTGTAGAGTTCGCTAAACTCTATGAGGTTCAGAAGTACCTCACCCTCTCCAATCACCTGTTCGCACCCCATGTATGGATGATGAACAAGGATTTCTACAACAGCCTTACCCCTGCTGAGCAGAAGGTGGTAGAGTCTGCCGCTAAAGCTGCCATCGTGACCAGCCGCGGTATCGCTAACTCCATTGAGGCCTCTGATCGCGGTCTGCCATTTCTGAACGAGAAACTTGAGGTATACTCGCTTCCGGAAGCAGAAAAAGTGAAATTCCGCGCAGCGACCCTGCCGGTAGTTCAGGAGCATATCGAAAAGACTTTCGGTGCTGAAGGTAAAGAGATGCTTGAGGCATTCCTGGCAGCTGTCCAGTCAGCTTCCTGA
- a CDS encoding TRAP transporter large permease codes for MIIVAATFFTLLLVGVPIGFVLGIAGAIGLFMIGGDNFMMMAPKRFFDGLNLFTFMAMPFFILAGEIMNRAGMTMKLANFADSLVGYMRGGLAHSNMLASVLFAGMTGAAVSDAAAFGNTLVPAMTKQGYSRPFACAVTAAGSIIGPTIPPSNLMVIYGSLAGVSIAGLFAAGILPGILICLTCMALIVALGRRLGLPKAEGGPKLTEIIKAFKGSFLALLMPLIILGGILGGIVTPTEAAAIAVAYALFVGLIIERTITVNDIFQMLIRTSRITGVVFLIIASASILSWWMTFMQIPQQLAAFFLSLSDNPLVIKALILTFLLAIGMFMDINAALIILTPMLGTLTTAIGMHPVHAGVMIILTLNISLMTPPVGACIFVLSSVTGEKIEKISAALWPFIIAEVSVLVLITYWTDLAMFFPKLLLDL; via the coding sequence ATGATTATCGTCGCAGCAACATTCTTCACCCTTCTCCTTGTCGGGGTACCCATCGGCTTCGTACTCGGTATCGCCGGTGCCATCGGCCTGTTCATGATTGGCGGCGACAACTTCATGATGATGGCCCCAAAACGGTTTTTTGACGGGCTCAATCTTTTTACCTTTATGGCCATGCCCTTTTTCATCCTGGCCGGTGAAATCATGAACCGGGCGGGTATGACCATGAAACTCGCTAACTTTGCCGACTCTCTGGTTGGTTACATGCGGGGCGGACTCGCCCACTCCAACATGCTGGCTTCCGTGCTCTTTGCCGGTATGACCGGCGCCGCGGTCTCCGATGCCGCAGCCTTTGGCAACACCCTGGTCCCGGCAATGACCAAACAGGGGTACAGCAGGCCGTTCGCCTGCGCAGTCACCGCTGCCGGTTCCATCATCGGGCCAACCATTCCCCCTTCTAACCTGATGGTCATTTACGGCTCTTTGGCCGGGGTGTCAATTGCGGGCCTTTTTGCTGCGGGAATCCTGCCAGGTATTCTGATCTGTCTCACCTGCATGGCACTCATTGTGGCCCTGGGTCGTAGGCTCGGGTTGCCCAAGGCTGAAGGCGGCCCAAAGCTCACTGAAATTATCAAAGCATTCAAGGGAAGTTTTCTCGCCCTGCTTATGCCCCTTATCATCCTTGGCGGCATTCTGGGCGGAATAGTCACACCAACAGAAGCCGCAGCAATCGCTGTTGCCTACGCCCTTTTTGTTGGCCTGATCATTGAGCGTACCATCACGGTCAATGATATTTTCCAGATGCTGATCCGTACCTCCCGGATCACCGGCGTGGTCTTTCTGATCATCGCTTCCGCCTCAATTCTCAGCTGGTGGATGACGTTCATGCAGATCCCCCAGCAACTTGCTGCATTTTTCCTTTCCCTTTCCGACAATCCGCTGGTGATCAAAGCGCTGATACTGACTTTCTTACTTGCTATCGGCATGTTCATGGATATCAATGCTGCCCTTATCATCCTCACTCCCATGCTGGGGACACTCACCACCGCCATCGGCATGCACCCCGTTCATGCCGGCGTGATGATTATTCTCACCCTCAATATTTCCCTTATGACCCCGCCGGTCGGGGCCTGTATCTTTGTTCTCTCCTCCGTAACCGGGGAAAAGATTGAAAAGATCAGCGCCGCTCTGTGGCCGTTTATCATTGCCGAAGTCTCCGTGCTGGTCCTCATCACCTACTGGACTGACCTGGCAATGTTTTTTCCAAAACTTCTGCTGGATCTCTAG
- a CDS encoding TRAP transporter small permease gives MTRALNKAVSGQLESIEKIGYSINYLTERLCGLLVAAMIGVVWFGIIDRYFLALGGTWTEELARYIMIWAALLAIPCCTHRREHIGLNLLFAKLPSRHQVKFRLLLDLIGLIFFAFLFYYGIMMTKAGTTQFATIFGMNMTIPYLSVPLASGLTIIQISVCMVREAYQIEPIYKLKEQVR, from the coding sequence ATGACTAGAGCATTGAATAAAGCCGTTTCCGGCCAGCTGGAATCCATAGAAAAGATTGGCTACTCCATTAACTACCTCACCGAACGTCTCTGCGGACTGCTGGTCGCAGCCATGATCGGCGTGGTCTGGTTTGGTATTATCGACAGATATTTCCTCGCTCTCGGTGGCACCTGGACCGAAGAACTTGCCCGATACATCATGATTTGGGCGGCCCTGCTGGCCATCCCCTGCTGCACTCACCGCAGGGAGCATATTGGCCTGAATCTCCTTTTTGCCAAACTCCCTTCCCGGCATCAGGTGAAGTTCCGTCTTCTTCTCGACTTGATCGGCCTCATCTTTTTTGCCTTTCTTTTCTATTACGGCATCATGATGACCAAGGCCGGAACCACACAATTCGCAACCATTTTCGGGATGAATATGACCATTCCCTACCTTTCGGTCCCCTTAGCGAGCGGACTGACCATAATTCAGATATCTGTCTGCATGGTCCGGGAAGCGTATCAGATCGAACCTATCTACAAACTCAAGGAGCAGGTCAGATGA
- a CDS encoding GntR family transcriptional regulator yields the protein MPVPHNPQQINRFSMREEVYNTLLKWIMEGVLRPGEKILDKDLAERLGVSRTPVREALRRLEDKELIESAANRWTRVARISLKEPEKFYPIIWTLEELAVSECIDLLDDEDFHQMEAINRSINKATKNNDPVKASWADVEFHQVYIAKSANDYLISILRDLKIKFRRIEVCYFDGTKSSDESFMEHNQILGALRNSNLAETQHLIRTNWQNSLKRLQALDLDQDQKEDDES from the coding sequence ATGCCCGTACCGCACAACCCTCAGCAAATCAACCGCTTCAGCATGCGTGAAGAGGTGTACAACACCTTGTTGAAATGGATCATGGAGGGTGTTCTCCGGCCCGGAGAGAAGATCCTCGACAAAGATCTGGCAGAACGCCTTGGTGTGAGCAGAACTCCCGTACGTGAAGCACTCCGACGACTCGAAGACAAAGAATTAATAGAGTCTGCTGCCAACCGATGGACACGGGTTGCCAGAATTTCGCTGAAAGAACCTGAGAAATTCTATCCGATCATCTGGACTTTGGAAGAGTTGGCAGTTTCTGAATGTATCGATCTTCTTGATGATGAAGATTTTCACCAGATGGAAGCGATTAACCGTTCGATCAACAAAGCCACCAAAAACAATGACCCGGTAAAGGCATCGTGGGCTGACGTTGAATTTCATCAGGTATATATCGCCAAATCCGCCAATGATTACCTGATTTCGATTCTGCGTGATCTGAAGATCAAGTTTCGGCGCATCGAGGTGTGCTATTTCGACGGCACAAAGTCATCCGATGAATCGTTCATGGAACACAACCAGATTCTGGGGGCACTTAGAAATAGCAACCTCGCTGAGACCCAGCACCTTATTCGGACGAACTGGCAAAACAGCCTCAAAAGACTTCAGGCTCTTGATCTCGATCAGGACCAGAAGGAAGACGACGAAAGCTGA
- a CDS encoding class I SAM-dependent methyltransferase — translation MSEVNKWDERYATDDFAYGTEPNDFLRESIQHLPAGGRILCLAEGEGRNAVFLARHGFNVVAVDSSTVGLRKAQKLADENGVQITTIVADLAEFTIADSSFDGVISIFCHLPPAVRSRLHRQVIDGLKIGGTLILEGYTPEQLHQGTGGPPVKELMMTLTIVQDDFRDLNQIHLLETTREILEGTLHTGTGAVVQFIGEKS, via the coding sequence ATGTCGGAAGTAAATAAATGGGATGAACGATACGCCACAGATGATTTCGCTTATGGCACCGAACCAAATGATTTCTTGCGGGAAAGCATTCAGCATCTGCCCGCCGGGGGACGTATACTCTGTTTAGCTGAGGGGGAAGGTCGCAATGCTGTATTTCTGGCCCGGCACGGTTTTAATGTTGTTGCGGTAGATTCTTCGACAGTGGGTTTGCGAAAAGCTCAAAAGCTTGCCGACGAAAATGGTGTGCAGATAACTACGATCGTGGCAGATCTGGCTGAATTTACTATTGCAGACAGTTCCTTTGATGGGGTTATCTCAATTTTCTGTCATCTGCCACCAGCTGTTCGCAGCCGCCTCCATCGACAGGTTATTGATGGCTTGAAGATTGGCGGCACCCTGATACTCGAGGGGTACACCCCTGAGCAACTTCACCAGGGTACAGGTGGCCCCCCAGTGAAAGAATTGATGATGACCCTCACCATAGTTCAAGATGATTTTCGTGATCTCAACCAGATCCACCTTCTCGAAACTACCCGCGAGATTCTTGAAGGAACCCTGCACACCGGCACCGGGGCAGTGGTTCAGTTTATTGGTGAAAAAAGCTGA
- a CDS encoding GntR family transcriptional regulator, translating into MGFEKHTYTERVVNYIKECILNGTYKPGNKVKELTIAQELSISRAPVREALQVLIQEGLVIWIPQKGKFITKLNSEQIRNSYFTGGILEGAAVAQAVDLYTDRDYKRLEAINEKMLEVTESKNSFEAFAALDDKFHKILLSKIDNDLLKEFCKRSCQGISKFLLYKYWIAIFTPDEVYVRHKKIVDALKERNADKLEKVIRAHYIDIGERITQVKEKADAEVA; encoded by the coding sequence TTGGGTTTCGAAAAGCACACTTATACAGAACGAGTAGTAAATTACATTAAAGAGTGCATTTTGAATGGTACCTATAAACCTGGCAACAAAGTCAAGGAATTGACCATTGCCCAAGAGCTCTCCATAAGTCGCGCTCCTGTTCGGGAAGCGCTCCAGGTTCTCATCCAGGAAGGTCTGGTTATCTGGATACCACAAAAAGGGAAATTCATAACCAAACTCAATTCTGAACAAATTCGAAACAGCTATTTCACTGGTGGTATCCTGGAAGGCGCTGCAGTTGCTCAAGCAGTGGACCTGTATACTGATCGAGATTACAAACGGTTGGAGGCCATCAATGAGAAAATGCTTGAAGTAACTGAAAGTAAAAATAGTTTCGAAGCATTTGCAGCCTTGGATGACAAGTTTCACAAGATTCTGTTGTCAAAAATCGACAATGATCTTTTAAAAGAGTTCTGCAAAAGATCATGTCAGGGAATTTCGAAGTTCCTGCTCTATAAATACTGGATAGCGATATTTACCCCAGACGAAGTGTACGTGCGCCACAAAAAGATCGTTGATGCATTGAAGGAGCGGAACGCAGATAAACTCGAGAAGGTCATCCGGGCTCACTACATCGACATAGGGGAGCGGATAACTCAAGTGAAGGAAAAGGCTGACGCGGAAGTAGCGTAA
- a CDS encoding dicarboxylate/amino acid:cation symporter gives MKLYHKIMIGLVLGVVAGLILGEKAAYLKPVGDIFIRCLRLIVVPLILSTLITGVVSTGNIRNLGKTGITTLVYFMATTTLAVVIGLVVANILQPGTGLTLGEMKTFNAPESVGPAKMIVNMFPMNPMEALAKGNVLQIIIFALLFGAGLSMAGDAGKPVSRFFQSLAQVMFKVSDIVISFAPYGVFALIAWTTGKFGLDILLPMGKLIIAALIASLIHIFASYTLLVATVGRISPLAFLKKTLEPALVGLSTCSAAAAFPFSMRAQKQLGVSPKVSGFTLPMALTINMDGTALYQAVAATFIANAYGIDLTLTQQGTIVATAVLASVGTASIPGGGLIMLTMVLQSVGLPLEGIAIVAGIDRILDMFRTTTNIFGDNSAGVVVASLNGELDREVAETPLDELERGSSVHVDKDGHIVDDLT, from the coding sequence ATGAAACTTTATCATAAGATAATGATCGGGCTGGTGCTTGGCGTCGTTGCCGGCCTGATACTCGGAGAAAAAGCTGCATATTTAAAGCCTGTCGGTGACATTTTCATTCGCTGTCTGCGCCTGATCGTCGTTCCACTGATCCTTTCCACCTTGATTACAGGTGTCGTCAGCACCGGAAACATCAGAAATTTAGGAAAGACCGGGATCACCACCCTTGTTTACTTTATGGCAACTACCACCTTGGCGGTGGTGATTGGCCTGGTAGTCGCTAACATCCTTCAGCCAGGCACAGGACTTACCCTGGGCGAGATGAAGACTTTCAATGCTCCGGAATCTGTAGGCCCGGCCAAGATGATTGTCAACATGTTTCCGATGAACCCGATGGAAGCTCTTGCTAAAGGCAACGTTCTCCAAATAATTATTTTTGCGTTACTTTTCGGCGCAGGACTCTCCATGGCGGGCGACGCAGGTAAACCTGTCAGCAGGTTTTTCCAAAGCCTGGCGCAGGTCATGTTCAAGGTTTCCGATATCGTCATCAGCTTTGCACCATATGGCGTATTTGCTCTTATCGCGTGGACAACCGGTAAATTCGGTCTCGACATACTCCTGCCAATGGGTAAGCTGATCATCGCAGCACTGATCGCCAGCCTTATTCATATTTTTGCATCTTATACGCTGCTGGTCGCAACAGTTGGCCGCATATCTCCTCTTGCCTTCCTGAAAAAGACCCTTGAACCCGCGCTGGTTGGCCTGTCTACTTGCAGTGCTGCCGCTGCCTTTCCGTTTTCCATGCGTGCCCAGAAGCAACTGGGTGTATCGCCCAAGGTTTCTGGTTTTACCCTGCCAATGGCACTGACAATCAACATGGACGGCACAGCCCTGTACCAGGCAGTTGCAGCCACGTTTATCGCCAATGCCTATGGTATTGACCTGACACTGACCCAGCAGGGGACCATCGTGGCCACTGCGGTTCTGGCTTCGGTTGGCACCGCGAGTATTCCTGGTGGCGGTTTAATTATGCTCACTATGGTCCTCCAGTCAGTCGGCCTGCCGCTTGAGGGAATCGCCATCGTGGCAGGAATCGATCGAATTCTTGATATGTTCAGAACAACCACCAATATTTTTGGTGATAACTCTGCCGGTGTTGTTGTGGCTTCTTTAAACGGTGAGCTGGACCGTGAAGTTGCTGAAACCCCACTTGATGAGCTGGAACGTGGAAGCAGTGTTCATGTTGATAAAGACGGTCACATCGTTGATGATCTGACCTAA